The following proteins are co-located in the Lacticaseibacillus paracasei subsp. paracasei genome:
- a CDS encoding alpha-ketoacid dehydrogenase subunit beta encodes MAQKTMIQAITDALDVELANDPKTLVFGEDVGKNGGVFRATDGLQAKYGEDRVFDTPLAESGIGGLSIGLALTGWRPIPEIQFFGFVFETMDSIGGQMSRMRYRMGGTRSMPITIRAPFGGGVHTPEMHSDNFEGLIAQFPGMRVVIPSNPYDAKGLLISSIRSNDPVLFLEHMKLYRSFRQDVPEGTYTVPLDKAAVTREGSDVSIITYGAMVREALKAADNLAKDGIQAEIVDLRTIAPLDVETIINSVKKTHKVVVVQEAQRMAGVASTVISEISERAILSLEAPIGRVAAPDTPFPFGQAENIWLPNAKDIEAKVRETVNF; translated from the coding sequence ATGGCACAAAAAACAATGATCCAAGCCATCACGGATGCGCTTGATGTTGAGTTGGCGAACGACCCTAAGACCTTGGTATTCGGCGAAGATGTCGGGAAAAACGGTGGTGTTTTCCGTGCAACTGATGGTTTGCAAGCAAAATACGGTGAGGATCGGGTTTTCGATACCCCACTGGCGGAATCTGGCATCGGCGGTTTGTCGATTGGGTTGGCATTGACCGGTTGGCGGCCAATTCCTGAAATTCAGTTTTTCGGATTCGTTTTTGAAACGATGGACAGCATTGGTGGTCAGATGTCACGGATGCGTTACCGGATGGGCGGCACTCGCTCAATGCCGATCACGATTCGGGCGCCTTTTGGCGGTGGTGTTCACACCCCGGAAATGCACAGTGACAACTTTGAAGGGTTAATTGCGCAATTTCCTGGTATGCGTGTCGTTATTCCAAGCAATCCATATGATGCCAAAGGTTTGCTGATTAGTTCGATCCGGAGCAATGATCCTGTCTTGTTCCTTGAGCATATGAAACTATATCGTTCCTTCCGGCAAGATGTTCCAGAGGGCACGTACACGGTACCGTTGGACAAAGCGGCGGTGACCCGCGAAGGTTCAGATGTATCGATCATCACGTATGGTGCGATGGTTCGCGAAGCGCTGAAAGCTGCTGATAATTTAGCCAAAGATGGGATTCAGGCTGAAATTGTTGACTTGCGGACAATTGCGCCACTTGATGTCGAAACGATCATCAATTCGGTCAAAAAGACACATAAGGTTGTTGTGGTGCAAGAAGCACAACGCATGGCCGGTGTTGCATCAACGGTGATCAGTGAGATTTCCGAACGGGCGATTCTGTCGCTTGAGGCACCGATTGGTCGGGTTGCCGCTCCGGATACCCCGTTCCCATTTGGCCAAGCTGAAAACATTTGGCTGCCAAATGCTAAGGATATTGAAGCTAAAGTCCGGGAAACCGTTAATTTCTAG